A stretch of the Arachis stenosperma cultivar V10309 chromosome 6, arast.V10309.gnm1.PFL2, whole genome shotgun sequence genome encodes the following:
- the LOC130935825 gene encoding cell division protein FtsZ homolog 2-1, chloroplastic, with protein MATCMSTCFAPSNARNSAGVLAVVGGKTCFLNLCETKYGFSSGNRKSPLLQVKCSANSHFHGVSNYHSKDPFLDLHPEVSMLRGEGSSRVNDPRKDSLGGNVAESLEATSTPSNYNEAKIKVIGVGGGGSNAVNRMIESSMNGVEFWIVNTDIQAMRMSPVFPENRLQIGQELTRGLGAGGNPDIGMNAAKESKESIEEAVYGADMVFVTAGMGGGTGTGGAPVIAGVAKSMGILTVGIVTTPFSFEGRRRAVQAQEGIAALRDNVDTLIVIPNDKLLTAVSPSTPVTEAFNLADDILRQGVRGISDIITIPGLVNVDFADVRAIMANAGSSLMGIGTATGKTRARDAALNAIQSPLLDIGIERATGIVWNITGGSDLTLFEVNAAAEVIYDLVDPTANLIFGAVIDPSLSGQVSITLIATGFKRQEESEGRPTQASQLAQGDAIGVGRRSSSFTDGSLVEIPEFLKKKGRSRYPRV; from the exons ATGGCAACCTGTATGTCCACGTGTTTTGCACCTTCCAATGCTAGGAATTCGGCAGGAGTGCTCGCTGTTGTAGGAGGGAAAACATGTTTCCTCAATCTGTGTGAGACCAAGTATGGATTTTCGAGCGGCAACCGAAAGTCCCCCTTATTGCAAGTTAAGTGTTCTGCCAATTCGCATTTCCACGGTGTTAGTAATTATCATAGTAAAGACCCTTTTCTGGATCTGCATCCAGAGGTGTCAATGCTTAGAGGAGAAGGGAGCAGCAGAGTGAATGACCCAAGAAAGGATAGTTTGGGTGGAAATGTTGCTGAGAGCTTAGAAGCCACATCTACTCCGAGTAATTACAATGAGGCAAAGATCAAAGTCATTGGTGTAGGTGGTGGGGGTTCAAATGCGGTCAATCGCATGATTGAGAGCTCGATGAATGGCGTGGAGTTTTGGATTGTTAATACTGATATTCAAGCAATGAGAATGTCACCTGTGTTTCCCGAGAACCGTCTGCAGATTGGTCAAGAGCTTACACGAGGTCTTGGTGCTGGTGGTAACCCTGACATTGGCATGAATGCTGCTAAAGAAAGCAAAGAATCCATAGAAGAGGCGGTTTATGGAGCTGATATGGTCTTTGTTACA GCTGGAATGGGTGGAGGAACTGGCACTGGCGGAGCTCCGGTTATTGCTGGTGTTGCAAAGTCAATGGGTATATTGACTGTTGGTATTGTCACAACCCCTTTCTCATTTGAAGGACGAAGGAGAGCTGTTCAAGCACAAGAAGGAATTGCTGCCTTAAGAGATAACGTTGACACTCTGATTGTTATTCCAAATGACAAGCTGCTGACAGCGGTTTCTCCATCTACCCCTGTAACTGAGGCATTCAATCTGGCTGATGATATCCTTCGCCAAGGTGTTCGTGGCATATCTGATATTATTACG ATACCAGGATTGGTGAATGTAGACTTTGCTGATGTTCGAGCTATAATGGCCAATGCAGGTTCCTCACTCATGGGGATAGGGACTGCAACTG GGAAAACAAGGGCTAGAGATGCTGCATTAAATGCTATCCAGTCACCCTTGCTTGATATTGGTATAGAAAGGGCTACTGGAATTGTGTGGAACATCACCGGTGGAAGTGATCTTACATTGTTTGAG GTAAATGCTGCAGCAGAGGTTATATATGACCTTGTGGACCCTACTGCTAACTTAATCTTTGGAGCAGTAATAGATCCATCGCTCAGTGGACAA GTAAGCATAACATTAATTGCAACTGGATTCAAGCGGCAAGAGGAAAGTGAAGGAAGACCCACACAG GCCAGTCAACTCGCACAGGGAGATGCCATTGGTGTTGGTCGGCGATCTTCCTCTTTCACCGACGGTAGTTTGGTTGAGATCCCTGAATTCTTAAAGAAGAAGGGTCGTTCACGCTATCCAAGAGTTTAA